The sequence below is a genomic window from Acidobacteriota bacterium.
CTCGGCGGCGTCCAGCTCGTCGAACGCCACCTGGTGGTACACCGAGGCCATGTTCACCAGCACATCGAGCCGCCCGAACTCGAGATCCACGGCGGCCACGGCGCTGCGGCACGCCGCCGGATCGGCGACGTCGGCCTGAATCAACAGCGCCCTGCGGCCGAGCGACTGCACGCGCTCCTCGACCTGCCGCGCCTCGGCGGCGGAACGCCGATAGACGACCGCCACGTCCGCGCCGCGCGCCGCGACGGCCGCCGCGATCTCGGCGCCAATCCGCTTGGCGCCGGTGAGCAGCACGACGCGCGATGTGAGCATCATCGTGGTCAGCCTCGCGTCCGCAGGCGGGCCCGCGCGGATGCCCGCGATGCCGCCGACTCGGCGCGGCGCCCGTCGAACGACCAGTCACCGGCCCCGGTCAGCACGAGGCCCGTCAGCGCCCCAATCAACAGGACCGAGAACTCGACGCCGTGCCCCTGTGTCGGCTCGAGCATCCAGTTGAGGAAGAATCCCCAGCGCCACTGCGCTCTCCATGCCTCTATCGCGACGAGCGTGACGATGCCGGCGGAGGCGGGACGGGTGAACCACCCGATCGCGATGAGCATGCCACCGGCGAGCCGTACGAGGCCGGCGAGCACCGCGAACGCGAATCCTGGCGACAGGCCCATCGTGGTGAAGAACGCCGCGGAGGCCGAGAGACCGCCTGGACCGACACCCGGCCCGGAGAAGAAGCCGAACAGCGTGTGGCAGCCGTGGGCGATGAGGACGGTCGCGAGCGTCAGTCGGACGATGAGCAGGCCGGGGGCCACCATCGACGCTGATTCTGACACCGAATTCGCGGACTAGAAGTAGAACGCCATCCCCGACGTCCACATCGTTCCGCGGTGCGACAGCTCGAGGCTGCGCAGGCCCGGGATGTCGATCGGCTCGGCGTCGGGCTCGGCCGTGCCGAACTTCACGAACCGGAGCCGGTAGTCCACGAACAGCGCGGCGTGCCGGGCAAGGAGCAGTTCCGCGCCCACGCCGAGATGCGACCCGGTCTTGCGCGTCATTGTCGTCTCGAGCACCGCGCCCGCAGGGTTCAGCGAATCGGCGTGTTCGGTGTAGAGCCCCATCCCGGCCAGCAGATAGGGCGAGATCGTGGATCGGATGGGAAAGAGCAGCAGGGACACCTGCAGCGGACTCTGCCGAACACGCGACGTTCGATCGGCCGTGTAGTCGGCCCGATAATCCAGCGCCGCCTCCAATGCCACATGGCGGGACGACCTGAGCCGCAAAGTGCCGCCGACCAGCCGCGTCGCCGGCCCCGACGAGCCGACCTCGCTGCGGACGAAGCTCAGGCGCGGTCCGATGCCGAACGCCTGCGCCAGGACGTCAACCGGCGCCGTGACCGCGCCGGCCAGCACCAGCGCCGCGAACCACTTGCTGTGCAATGACATGAAGGGCCCTCGTCAGGAGTGTCGGAGCGAGGCCCGCCCGGCTGTAGGCCGCCGGGCATTCTCGGAAGGATCCGGTGGTCCTACGCTACGATGTGGTCATGGCTCTCGGCACGTCGGTCCCGATTTCTTCGCGCGTCGGCGGTTTCTCCTATGCCATCCGGAACATCGTGGCGGAAGCGAAGAAGCTCGAGGCCGCGGGCCGTCAGGTGCGGTACCTCAACATCGGGGATCCGATTCAGTTCGGGTTCCGAACCCCGGCGCACCTCGTCGCGGCGATCGAACGCGCACTGCGAGACGGTCACAACGGTTACGTGCCGTCGGCCGGCATCGAGCCCGCCCGGCGCGCCGTCGCCGAGGAGTACACGCGACGCGGCATGCCGGTGTCGCCCGATCGCGTCGTGATCACCTCGGGCACGAGCGAAGGCATCGAGCTTGCGCTCAGCACGCTCGCCGACGCGCACGAGGAAGTGCTCGTGCCGACGCCGACCTATCCGCTGTACACCGCGGTGCTCGCGAAGATCGGCGCGAAGGCCGTCTATTACCGGACGGATCCGACGCAAGGTTGGCAGCCGGACGTCGACGACATCCGGCGATTGATCACGCGCGCGACGCGCGCGATCGTCGTCATCGATCCGAACAACCCGACCGGCGCCATTTATCCGGAAGCGACGCGCCGCGCGCTCATCGACCTCGCCGATCGGACCGGCGTGCCCCTGCTCGCCGACGAGGTGTACAGCGACGTCGCCTACGACGGGCCGTCGCCGCTGTACGGCTCGCTCGCGCCGGACGCGCCGATCCTCTCGTTCTCGTCGCTCTCGAAGGCGTACCTCGCGCCCGGCTGGCGCACCGGCTGGCTGGTGGTCGGACGGTCCGAGCGGCTCGACGAGGCGCTCGCCGCGATCCGCAAGATGGCCGACGGACGGCTCTGCAGCCCCGGCCCGATGCAGTACGCCATCGAGCCCGCGCTCAACGGCGACCGCTCGCATCAGGCGGGGTTCGCCGGGGCCCTGCGCGTGCGCGCGGAGCTGACCGCTCAGCGGATCAACGCGATTCCAGGCATGCGCTGCGTCACGCCGCGAGCCGCGTTCTACGCGATGCCGCAGGTGGACCTGCCGCCCGGACGCACCGACGAGGACTACGTGCTCGGATTCCTGAAGGCGTCGGGCAACCTCTGCGTCTACGGCGCCGGGTTCGGCACGCGCCCCGAGGACGGGTATTTCCGGATCGTCTGTCTCGCCGCGCCCGACGTGCTCACGACGATCTACGACGACATGGCGGCGTTCACTGCGTCATTCCTGTCGCAGTAGCGGGATGCGCGCGGATCCGCTGCGATACCTGACGGCAGATCTCGAGGCCCTGGCCTCGCAGGGGCTGCGCCGCACGTTCCGAATCCTCGAAGGGCGCCAGCAGGCGCAGGCCGAGTTCGACGGCCGCGACGTCATCAACCTGTCGTCGAACAACTACCTCGGGCTCACCACGCACCCGCGGCTCATCGAGCGCGCCAAGGACGCGATCGATCGCTATGGCGTCGGCTCGGGATCCGTGCGAACCATCGCCGGCACGATGACGCTGCACGTCGAGCTCGAACGGCGCCTCGCGGCCTTCAAGGGCACGGAAGCCGCCCTCGTCTTCCAGAGCGGCTTCACCGCCAACGCGGGCACCGTCCAGGCCATCCTCACGAAAGACGACGTCGTCGTCTCGGACGAGCTGAACCACGCGAGCATCATCGACGGCTGCCGGCTGAGCCGCGCATCGATCAAGGTCTTTCCACACAAGGACGTCGACGCGGCGCGGCGGATTCTGCGCGACGTGCCGCGGGCCCAGCGCACGCTCGTCATCACCGACGGCGTCTTCAGCATGGACGGCGACGTTGGCGCCCTGCCCGGCCTCTGCGACGCCGCCGAGCAATTCGGCGCGATCATGATGGTGGACGACGCGCACGCGAGCGGGGTGTTCGGCCGACAGGGCCGCGGCACCGTCGATCACTTCGGGTTGCACGGCCGCGTGGACGTCCAGGTCGGCACGCTCTCGAAAGCGATCGGCGCCCTCGGCGGCTACGTTGCGGGATCGCGCGCGCTCATCGAGTTCCTGGAGCATCGGGCGCGGCCGCTTCTCTTCTCGACCTCACATCCGCCTGCCGTCGCGGCTACCTGCCTGGCCGCGCTGGACGTGCTCGAAGAGGAGCCGCAGCTCATCGATCGGCTCTGGGAGAACACGCGGTTCTTCAAGGCGGGGCTGGCGGCGCTCGGATTCGACACCGGCACGAGCGACAGCCCGATCACGCCCGTCATCGTCGGCGACGGCGCCCTGGCGATGCGGCTGTCCGACGAGCTCTTCGCCGAAGGGGTCTTCGCCCAGGGCCTCGCGTTCCCGACCGTCCCGAGGGGCAAGGCCCGCGTCCGCACGATCGTGACCGCCACGCACTCGCACGAGCAGCTCGAACGGGCCCTGGAGATCTTCGGAGAGGTGGGCCGCCGGCTGCGCATCATCGAGGCCGGCCCGGCGCGCTCGGCCCCGAAAACGCCTGCGATATGATCGGTTCGATATGGACACGGTCACGCTGACGATCAACGGGCAACAGGTCACGGTCGCGAAGGGCACGACCGTGCTCGAGGCGGCCAACCAGCACGGAAGCCCCGTCCCGTACTACTGCTATCACCCGGGGATCGGCGTCGACGGGTCCTGCCGCGTCTGCATCGTCAAGATCGAGAAGATGGCGAAGCTGCAGACCGCCTGCTCGACCATCTGCGCGGATGGCATGGTCGTGACGACCAACTCCGCGGACGTCGAAGCGGCGCGCGCCAGCGTCTTCGAGTTCCTCCTCATCAACCACCCGCTCGACTGCCCGGTCTGCGACAAGGGCGGCGAGTGCCCGCTCCAGGATTTCTCGTACTCGTTCGGCCCCGAGCGGAGCCGGATGGAGTTCCCGCGCCGGGTGTTCGACGGCGAAGGCGTGAAGGCCGACGTCGACTTCGGGCCGACGCTGATGCTGAACCGCAACCGCTGCATCCTGTGCACGCGGTGCGTGCGGTTCATGAAGGAAGTGGACGGCGACGCGCAGATCGGGATCGTGCAGCGCGGCTACGGCAGCGAGATCGCCACGTTCGCCGAACAGGGCGTGGTCTCGCTCCTGTCGGGCAACCTCATGGACGTCTGCCCGGTCGGCGCGATCACGACGCGCGACTACCGGTTCAAGTCGCGGCCGTGGGACAACGCCCTGGCGGTCGACACGATCTGCACGCTCTGCGCGAAGGGGTGCAACACGACCGCCTGGATCAAGGCGAAGCCCGAGTGGGCGAAGGGCGCGAGGCTGATCCGGACGACCCCGCGGCTCAATCCGGAGATCAACAGCTACTGGATGTGCGACATCGGCCGCTTCGACTATCACTGGATCGAGAGCGACCGGCGGCTGCGTCAGCCGCACGTCCGGCGCGGCCGATCGCTCGACGCCGTGCCGTGGGCCGACGCGCTCGTCGCGGTGAAGGACGCGGTCGATGCCGGCGGCGGTCCGTCGGCGGCGCGCTTCTTCGTCTCGGGCCACGCCTCGCTCGAGGAGCTGTTCGTGCTCCGCGACATCACGGCCCATGCCGGCAGCGTCACGTTCGGATGGCGCTACCGCGAGAAGCCGCAGCCGAGCAACACGACGTTCCGGATTCCGGCGGTGGACGCCCCCAACCTGCGCGGTGCCCGCGATCTCGGGTTTCCGATCGCCGACGAACACGCTCCGGCTGACGTCTCGGCGCTCCGCGCCGCGGTCGACGCCGGCCAGGTCCGCCTGCTGTACGTGCTGGATCCCGGTCCCGACGGATCGATCGGCGAGGTGGACTGGATCCTGGCGGCGCGGCAGGCGGGGCGCATCGGCACGCTGGTCGTCCAAGGCGTGCTGCACACGCCGCTGGCCGACGCGGCCGACATCGTGCTGCCCGGCGCCGCCTTCGTCGAGAAGGACGCGACGTACACGAACATGACGGGACACGTGCAGCCGGCCTCGCGCGTCATCCTTCCGCCCGGTGACGCGATCGAAGACTGGCAGATCCTCGCGAAGCTCGGCGTCGTGTTCGGCATGAACGTGCAGTACGCGTCGTCGCAGGCCGTTCGCGAAGCCATCGCCGCGGCGCTCGAGGCCGTGCCGGGCTACCGCGCCCTGTCCTCGATGGCGTTCTCGCGACCCATCGCCGCACGCCAGTGGCTGCAGGCGTCGAACCCGATGGAGCGATGGAAGTGGGACTTCATGTTCCAGGACCTGCCGCCGGTCAAGTTCGGCGAGGATTTCGGTCCGCTGCCGCGTGCCGAAGTCATTCCGCTGAAGGAAGTGAAGTAGACCGGCCGCGGCGGCCGCGATGACAGCCCGGCGATCGCTCACGCTCGCGCTGCTCGCGGCCAGCACGCTCAGCCTCGGTCAGACCGGCCCCGGCGCACCAGCCATCACCGTTGCGCCGATCGTCGAAACCGATGTCGTCGTGCCCGGCGGCATCGCCAGAGTCGGCGTCTCGATTGCGATGCCGGCCGGCTTGCACCTGCAGTCCGACCGCCCGACGGACCCCTCGGTCATCCCCACGCGGCTCGCCATCGACACGCCGGCCGGCGTCACCTACGAGGACGTGGCGTTTCCGGCGACGACCGAGTTCCGCGTGCTCGGCTTCGATCAGCCGCTCGACGTGTTCGAAGGTGACGTCGTGATCGGCGCGCGTTTGCGGATCGCGAACACCCACCCACCCGGCGATCTGCCCATCCAAGGACGCGTGCGCTACCAGGCGTGCAACGACACCGCGTGCTTTCCGCCGAAGACGGTCGACCTGCTGTGGACCGTGCGCGTCGATTCCGCCACAGCACCGCGGCGTCTGCACCCGGACCTGTTCAGCCTGGTGGACTGGACCCGCGCGACGAAACCGCCGGCAGCGGCGCCCGCGCCGCCGCGGCCCGCACCCGTCCCCGCCGCCACCGGGCGGCCTGACGATGTGCTGGCGCAGTTCGATCGGTTCGACGTGCTCGGCACGACCGGTTATGCCTCGCCCGGCGCCTTCGTGCAGTTCATCCGGGATGCGGAGGCTGGCGTCGCCTCGAAGGGCCTGTTCGAGGGACGCGGTCCGGCCACGATCCTCATGCTCGTCTTCGTCGGCGGTCTTGCGCTGAACCTCACGCCGTGCGTCCTGCCGATGATCCCGATCAACCTGGCGATCATCGGCGCCGGCGCACGCGCGGGCCGGCGCGGGCGGGGCTTCCTGTTGGGCCTGACGTACGGAGCGGCCATGGCCGTCGTCTACGGCGTGCTCGGCGTCGTGGTGATTCTGACCGCCGGAACGTTCGGCACGATCAACGCGTCGGTCTGGTTCAACGTCGCGATCGCCGGGCTGTTCGTGTTCCTCGGGCTCGCGATGTTCGACGTCTTCTCGCTCGACTTCTCGCGGTTCTCGAGCCGGATTCGCTTCAGCGAGCAGAGCCGCGGCACGCTGTATCTCGCGTTCGGCATGGGAGCCGTCGCGGCCTTGCTCGCCGGTGCCTGTGTCGCGCCGGTGGTCGTCCAGGTCGTCGTGTTCGCGAGCGACATGTACGCGCGAGGCACGAGGCTGGCCCTCGCCTTGCCGTTCGTGCTCGGCCTCGGCATGGCGTTGCCCTGGCCCATCGCCGGTGCCGGCCTGGCCGCCTTGCCGAAGCCAGGAGCCTGGATGGTGCGCGTCAAACAGGCGATGGGCGTGTTCATCCTCGCGACCGCGGCCTACTACGCCTACACCGCATACGAGATCGTCTCGAGTCGCTGGGTCGATCCCGAGCGCGTCAAGGCGAGCGTCGCCGAGCAACTGAAGTCCGGATGGCACGCGTCGCTCGCCGAGGGCCTGACGATCGCGGAGCAGAAACGCACGCTCGTCCTCGTCGACTTCTGGGCGACGTGGTGCAAGAACTGCCTCGTCATGGATCGCACGACGCTTCGCGATCCCGACGTGCTCCAGGCACTGCGAGGCTACACGCTCGTCAAACATCAAGCCGAGGATCCCGACAGCACACCCACGAAGGAACTGCTCCGCCGGATCGAGGCGGTCGGTCTGCCCGTGTACGCGATCCTCAGACCGAAGGCCGCGGGAACGCCACCGCCGTCGCGGTAGATGCCGGAGAAACACGCCTGAGGCGTGCGACGAGCCTGCTATAGTAGCGGCGATGCAGCAGGAGCGAACGAGAGCATTCCTCGGTCTGCTGGTCGTCCTCGCAGTCATCGCCGGCTTCGGCGCCCTCTTCTCCGGCTTCCGTGTCACGCAGTCGATCGATCGCGAGCGGCACGCCGTCACGTCGCGCGAACGTGAGACCGCGGCGATCGACGTCGCGTTGTCCGATTTGAAAGCGGCGCAGCACGCGTACTTCGCGCCTCAACCGCAGGCGCGCGAGCTCTGGATGCGCCGCGGCGCGGATCTGCTCGCTCGGCTCGAGACCATGCTGGCCGGCGTGCGCGATGCGGCGGCTGAGGCCGGCGCTCGACGCCGGTACGAGGCGGCGCTGGCCGCGGTGGCCGGCCTCGCCGACACCGACAGCCGGGCGCGTGAGCAGCTTGCAAACGCCCAGGCCGATCTCGCGGCCGATCTCATCTTCACCGACAGCGTCGATGGAACGCAGCAGATTCGCGGCGAGCTGGGCGAAGGCCAGGCCGTGGAGACGCGCGAGGCCGAAGCACGCATTGCCGGACTGCATCAGCTCGGCCTCGGCGTCACCGGCGGCGCGCTCGGGCTGCTCGTCGTGTTGGTGCTGCTCGCCGGCCGCACGACGCGGCCCGCTCCCGCATCGCCGGCCTCGCTCACTGCTCAGATGATTCGCGAGCTGCCTCCGCCGGTGAAGACGGCACCTGCCCCCGCACCGCCGCAGCCGGCACCCATCAAGCCGGCGGCACCCGCACCGGCCTCCTCGGTGAATCTCGGAGAGGCCGCAGAGTTGTGTGTCGATCTGGCGCGCGTCATCGACAGCCGGGACGTCCCGGCCCTGCTGCAGCGCGCCGCCGATCTGCTGGAGGCCAAGGGCGTGATTCTCTGGGCCCCCGACGTGGACGAAACGACGCTCCGGCCATCGCTGACACACGGCTACTCCGCCAGGGTCGTCGCAAGGCTCGGCACCCTGCCGGTGTCAGCCGACAACGTCACGTCGCTGTGCTTCCGGACGATGCGGCCGCAGGTGATGCCGGGAGCGCCGGAGTCGTCCGGGGCGATCGCGGTGCCGCTCATCACGCCCAACGGATGCGCCGGCGTGCTCTCGGCCGAGGTACGCGACGCGAGGCCGTCCCAGGACCTCGTCGCCGTCGCGCGCATCATCGCGGCGCAGCTTGCCGTCCTCGCCGGCCCGACCGAGGTCAGCGACGCGCGAAGCGCCGCGCAGGCGTAGCCTGCAGGCATCGGCCGCTCGTCCTCCGCGAGTGACACGCCTGATCCCGGGCCGTGCCCATCAGGCGGCGGGTCCGATCGCCCGGTGGTACGTGTCTTGAACTTGGAGGGGGCGAGCCGTCGGGCGTCAACCGGACGTGGTTAACATCGACAGGCAGGCGCTGGCATCACCGCGATCCGGTCAGGCGACGCACCGGCGGCTCACAGGGACCGACGATCACGAGCACGAGTTGCAAGCCTGGAGTCGAGCCCACCCAACGCTACATCTCGATCGTTGTGACGTTCAGTCTCGGGAGTCGCCACTTTCGAGACCCAGCACTCAGAACAGGTCACGCCGCGCGTCTCACGTCGTCACCCT
It includes:
- a CDS encoding aminotransferase class I/II-fold pyridoxal phosphate-dependent enzyme; this translates as MALGTSVPISSRVGGFSYAIRNIVAEAKKLEAAGRQVRYLNIGDPIQFGFRTPAHLVAAIERALRDGHNGYVPSAGIEPARRAVAEEYTRRGMPVSPDRVVITSGTSEGIELALSTLADAHEEVLVPTPTYPLYTAVLAKIGAKAVYYRTDPTQGWQPDVDDIRRLITRATRAIVVIDPNNPTGAIYPEATRRALIDLADRTGVPLLADEVYSDVAYDGPSPLYGSLAPDAPILSFSSLSKAYLAPGWRTGWLVVGRSERLDEALAAIRKMADGRLCSPGPMQYAIEPALNGDRSHQAGFAGALRVRAELTAQRINAIPGMRCVTPRAAFYAMPQVDLPPGRTDEDYVLGFLKASGNLCVYGAGFGTRPEDGYFRIVCLAAPDVLTTIYDDMAAFTASFLSQ
- a CDS encoding molybdopterin-dependent oxidoreductase, coding for MDTVTLTINGQQVTVAKGTTVLEAANQHGSPVPYYCYHPGIGVDGSCRVCIVKIEKMAKLQTACSTICADGMVVTTNSADVEAARASVFEFLLINHPLDCPVCDKGGECPLQDFSYSFGPERSRMEFPRRVFDGEGVKADVDFGPTLMLNRNRCILCTRCVRFMKEVDGDAQIGIVQRGYGSEIATFAEQGVVSLLSGNLMDVCPVGAITTRDYRFKSRPWDNALAVDTICTLCAKGCNTTAWIKAKPEWAKGARLIRTTPRLNPEINSYWMCDIGRFDYHWIESDRRLRQPHVRRGRSLDAVPWADALVAVKDAVDAGGGPSAARFFVSGHASLEELFVLRDITAHAGSVTFGWRYREKPQPSNTTFRIPAVDAPNLRGARDLGFPIADEHAPADVSALRAAVDAGQVRLLYVLDPGPDGSIGEVDWILAARQAGRIGTLVVQGVLHTPLADAADIVLPGAAFVEKDATYTNMTGHVQPASRVILPPGDAIEDWQILAKLGVVFGMNVQYASSQAVREAIAAALEAVPGYRALSSMAFSRPIAARQWLQASNPMERWKWDFMFQDLPPVKFGEDFGPLPRAEVIPLKEVK
- a CDS encoding thioredoxin family protein, yielding MTARRSLTLALLAASTLSLGQTGPGAPAITVAPIVETDVVVPGGIARVGVSIAMPAGLHLQSDRPTDPSVIPTRLAIDTPAGVTYEDVAFPATTEFRVLGFDQPLDVFEGDVVIGARLRIANTHPPGDLPIQGRVRYQACNDTACFPPKTVDLLWTVRVDSATAPRRLHPDLFSLVDWTRATKPPAAAPAPPRPAPVPAATGRPDDVLAQFDRFDVLGTTGYASPGAFVQFIRDAEAGVASKGLFEGRGPATILMLVFVGGLALNLTPCVLPMIPINLAIIGAGARAGRRGRGFLLGLTYGAAMAVVYGVLGVVVILTAGTFGTINASVWFNVAIAGLFVFLGLAMFDVFSLDFSRFSSRIRFSEQSRGTLYLAFGMGAVAALLAGACVAPVVVQVVVFASDMYARGTRLALALPFVLGLGMALPWPIAGAGLAALPKPGAWMVRVKQAMGVFILATAAYYAYTAYEIVSSRWVDPERVKASVAEQLKSGWHASLAEGLTIAEQKRTLVLVDFWATWCKNCLVMDRTTLRDPDVLQALRGYTLVKHQAEDPDSTPTKELLRRIEAVGLPVYAILRPKAAGTPPPSR
- a CDS encoding glycine C-acetyltransferase gives rise to the protein MRADPLRYLTADLEALASQGLRRTFRILEGRQQAQAEFDGRDVINLSSNNYLGLTTHPRLIERAKDAIDRYGVGSGSVRTIAGTMTLHVELERRLAAFKGTEAALVFQSGFTANAGTVQAILTKDDVVVSDELNHASIIDGCRLSRASIKVFPHKDVDAARRILRDVPRAQRTLVITDGVFSMDGDVGALPGLCDAAEQFGAIMMVDDAHASGVFGRQGRGTVDHFGLHGRVDVQVGTLSKAIGALGGYVAGSRALIEFLEHRARPLLFSTSHPPAVAATCLAALDVLEEEPQLIDRLWENTRFFKAGLAALGFDTGTSDSPITPVIVGDGALAMRLSDELFAEGVFAQGLAFPTVPRGKARVRTIVTATHSHEQLERALEIFGEVGRRLRIIEAGPARSAPKTPAI
- a CDS encoding porin family protein; translation: MSLHSKWFAALVLAGAVTAPVDVLAQAFGIGPRLSFVRSEVGSSGPATRLVGGTLRLRSSRHVALEAALDYRADYTADRTSRVRQSPLQVSLLLFPIRSTISPYLLAGMGLYTEHADSLNPAGAVLETTMTRKTGSHLGVGAELLLARHAALFVDYRLRFVKFGTAEPDAEPIDIPGLRSLELSHRGTMWTSGMAFYF
- a CDS encoding DoxX family protein — translated: MVAPGLLIVRLTLATVLIAHGCHTLFGFFSGPGVGPGGLSASAAFFTTMGLSPGFAFAVLAGLVRLAGGMLIAIGWFTRPASAGIVTLVAIEAWRAQWRWGFFLNWMLEPTQGHGVEFSVLLIGALTGLVLTGAGDWSFDGRRAESAASRASARARLRTRG